TGAAAGGTCCATCCAGACCTCCAGCTCCGAACTGTACAGCACCTGCTTTTCAAGAAACCATTCATGGTGCTCGATACAGCAGGCTTCGACCTTCTCCCTCAGCGATGCTCCCCGCTTTTCCCTTTCAACCTTTTCCCTGACAGAAGCAAAGCCCTTGAAGTGGCCGCTGTTTCTCTTGCGCAGATGTTTCTCAATCAATTCGAAGACGAGCCGCGTCTCGACGAGCCGGAAGTGCACAGCATCGCACAGACCGACTTCGATCCTTTCGGCCTCCAATACCTTCGGACAAGATAACAACCCTCGAACCGAAGTATAACCTTCGTGATAATCCATAGGGTAATACCACTATAATTTAGAAAACAGCCGGGTCAAGCCTGAGAATATTCAATTCCATGCAGGATTGTTTAGATTGTTGCCATTCTCAGGGAAGGATTTCATCTTGCCCCAATATGAAGATATCGGTCGTCATCCCATGCTATAACGAGGAATCAACCATCCGGACAATTGTTGACCGGGTTAAGAATGCCGGAGTTTCCCTCCATGAAGTCATTATCGTGAATGACTGTTCCGCCGACAAGACGCCCGAGGTCCTCAAGGAATGGGACGACGATCCGATGGTGAAGGTCTTCCATCACAAGGTGAATCAGGGAAAAGGGGCTGCCTTGAGGACCGGATTCAAGCAAGTCAGTGGTGATATCATCATCATCCAGGACGCCGATTTGGAATATGACCCCAAAGAGTATCCCCTCCTCCTTGAGCCAATCGAGTCGGGTGATGCCGATGTTGTTTTTGGTTCACGGTTCATGGGCGGTCGACCGCACCGCGTTGTCTACTTCTGGCACATGGTCGGCAACCGGTTGCTCACACTGGCTTCCAACATGATGACAAACCTCAACCTCACTGACATGGAAACCTGTTTCAAAGTCTTCAAGGGGGAGATTCTCAGCCAGATTTCGATCGAGGAAGACCGTTTTGGGTTTGAACCTGAAGTTACTGCCAAGGTTTCCCGCATTGACTGTCGCATTTATGAAGTGGGTATTTCCTATTATGGGCGGACTTATGCCGAGGGGAAGAAAATCGGTTGGCGAGATGGGGTACGGGCGATTTACGCCATCGTGAAGTACAATATCTTCAAGCGATAGGACAATGATTCGATAGAGAATGGGTCCCCTTGAGATCAGCATCCTGACCGGATATTTTGTCCTGATCCTTTCGGTCGGATGGCTCATGGGACGACACGAGACCTCGGTTGAGGATTATTTTGTCGGGCGACGGCAAATCCCCTGGTGGGCAGTCCTCGGATCACTTGTTGCCACCGAGGTCAGTGCGGCCACATACTTGGCGGTGCCCGCAGTCGGGTTTTCAGAAAATCTGACCTATCTTCAGTTTGGGGTCGGAAGCTTCTTTGCCCGGATTTTTGTGGCAACAGTCTTTATTGGGGCTTTCTACAAGGCGGACTGCCTGAGTATTTACGAATACCTGCAAAAGCGTTTTGGCCAAAGTACTCAATACACCGCCTCCGTCTATTTTCTCGTGACAAGGATTCTCGCCTCGGGCGTCCGCCTGATGATCGCCGTGACCGGCTTTTCGGTCATTCTCAATATTCCTTTTGGCTGGAGCCTTCTCCTCTTTGGTTCAATCACACTCGGATATACCTTCATGGGTGGAATTCGGTCTGTAATCTGGACCGACTGCATTCAGGGAATTGTTTTTATTGCCGCCGGATTGGCCGGGGCCAGCTGGTTGCTCAATGAAGTGGGTGGGTCTGCGTTTTGGCAGACAGCCGCTGAAGCGGGACGGTGGGAACTGGTTCGGTGGGTACCGGAAGGTTCCGGCCCGCTGGGATGGTTCAATGATTCCCAATGGGTCGTCACGGCCATCCTTTTTGGATTTGCCAGCACCGTTGCCGCACTTGGCACAGATCAGGATATGGCGCAGCGCCTTCTTTCCAGCAAATCTGCTCGCCACGCCAAGCGCAGTCTCATTGTCAGTGGCTTTATCGCCCTTCCGGTCGCAGGGCTTTTCCTTTTTCTCGGGGTTGCCCTTTATGTTTACTTTCAGGCCAATCCCGACCCGGATTTTCCCACGAAGCTGGTGGATGGCCATGAGGTTCCCGACAGCGACAAGGCGTTTTCCTATTTTATGGTGACCGCAATCCCGGCATGGCTGAAAGGGCTTCTTTTGACAGGGGTGCTCGCGGCAGCCATGTCCAGTCTGGATTCCGCCATGGCAGCGCTCAGCACCTCGACCGTGAGGGATTTGCTCCAACCACTCATGCCCCGCACAACCTCAGCTTCACGTTGGCTCTGGACTAGCCGGGCTTTTACGGTGCTGTTTGCCATCCTTTTGATGCTCGCCGCCTGGTTCCTGCGTGACGGGGGCAAGTTCCTCTGGTTGGCCTTTAAGATCACCAGCCTCACTTATGGCAGCCTTCTGGGGGTATTCCTTCTGGGAATTTTCAGCAAACGGGGATCGGACCGGGTCAACCTGTGGGCCATGCTTGCGGGCACAGCCCTTTCCGCCTCCGGCCTCTGGCTAATTGAAACCGGGGCACTGCCATTGGCTTGGACGTGGCTGCTCCTGATCGGGACCTCAACTACATTTCTTATAGGCCTTATACCCCACTCGGGTCTTTCAGCGAAGGAACTCAGGTAAATTCCATATAGATTCTTTGAGGGAAATCTGCTAACTTCGTTTTCGGTAGGAAAAAATAGGCATGGCATTGTGGCAAAATAAAGACGATACATCCACGGATCACCGATCCGAGCAGGAGCTTTTCAAGGAGTATTATCCATTGGTATTAACCATTCTGGATGAAATCCATCCGCTGCTCGAGCGAACCGTGGACCAGCGGGAAGTTCTCGCTATGGCCAGCATGCACCTGGGCCGCCTGATCCGTGCACGCAAACGGGTTGGCCGCCGGGAGCTCAGGAAATCAATCGAAAAGTTCCTGGTTGATAACTTTGCCCTCGAAGCCTCCGCAGAAGATATTCTCAACAATGCGGTGCTTCCGCCCTTGAGTGAGGAGACCCTGAAAGGCAGCCGGATCCTGATTGTCGACGATAGCGCGATGGCGCGGCGGCAAATCCAGTTTTTCCTGAAACGGGACGGATTCGAGGTCTATGAGGCCAAATCCGGAGAGGAAGCACTTTGGCTCATCAACGAGGTGGATCCCGAGCTGATCCTCATGGATGTGACCATGGATGGCATGGACGGGATGGAAACGTGTCGCCGGATCAAGGAAGACACAGCGAATCTCAATATGCCCGTTATCTTTTTATCCGCAATGGGCGACCGGGAAGAGATTGTCCGTGGCTTCAAAAGCGGAGCGATTGACTACATCGTAAAACCATTTCATCCGGCAGAAAGCCTGACACGTATCCGTACGCACTTACATGTCAGGAAGCTGGCGCAGCTGCGCGAGAAGAATATTCTCGAACTAAAGCATCTCAACCAGACCAAAGACCGGATCCTGCGAGTTGCTTCTCATGACCTCCGGAACCCGGTGGCCGCTATCGCGGGGTTAGCTGAATTCCTCAAGGAAGATACGGAGAATATGTCGGAAAGCCAACAGGAGATTGTCGACGCCATCGAGGAAGCCGGCAGAAGCGTGGTGACACTACTGAATGAGCTTCTGGATCTTTCCGCCTTTGATAGCGGACAAGTAAACCTGAAAAAGGAATCCCTGGCTGTTTGTGATCTTATCCGAAACCTTGTTCCACTTTTCCGTGGAGAAGCTGAACGGAAGAACATCAAGCTTGAGTTTACCTGTGAGCCGGGGCTCCCTAAAATTTCCTGCGACCGTCAGCAGATACGTCGGGTTGCAGATAACCTTTTTAGCAACGCCCTTAAGTTTACACCTCACGGTGGAACGGTGTCCGTCCATGTAAAGGCTACCGGACAGGATGTGGTCATGGAAGTCAAAGATACCGGGCCGGGAATCCCAACGCACGAATCGGGTTCGCTCTTCAAGGAGTTTGGAACAACCTCCAACATGCCCACGGGCGGGGAAAAGAGCACCGGGTTGGGCCTTTCAATCTGTCACCGCATTGTCACCGCCCACAAGGGCAGTATCAATTACGTCAATTTACCTGAAGGAGGCACTTGCTTCAGCGTAACCCTGCCAGCAATAATAACATAGGAGCGTCTCCTATGGTTTCTACCCTCAAACGGAAGGCGGCCTCCCTTCCGTTTTTTTTATGACAGGTTCTCAAAAACACGAACCACGGCCGCTTCATATGCCAATGGCGTCCCCGTTTGCTGAAGATGATGGTTTTGCATATAACGCGCTGCGCGGTCGACAAGCTTGTAGTTACTGGGCCTGACAAAGGTCATCAAGTTGCTTTCAAAGCGTTTCAATCGCCCCATCACGAGTGTGCTGTGTAGGTTCAGGGAACACTTAAGAATCAAATGACGTAATAAAAGCGGCGCTTCATCAAGCCCGAGGTCATGGTCAATACCCGCGAATTCCAATGATGGCCCGGCGCCATGGACCAGGAAAGGAACCTGTTTTTTTCCGGAACACCGGGATGATCTCCAGATCAATGCTTCAGCTGAAATATCATGACCCAGAAGGGTTTTCATGGATGCCTTTCCATCCAGTTCCGGCCACTCAAGAGTGCGCGGCTCACGCCCCAAAAGGTGTTTCCATGCGCTTTGGCTGTCGGGGCATTCCGGCATACACAGATAACACAGGCTGGTTTCATCGCCGGGGCGGTTTTTGTTTTCGAAGGGAGCGAGCGAGAAAGTAGGGGAGCGCTCCGTCGTGTCGGTCAGTACAGTCATACCGTAGCGATCTGTCTGATACAAGACATGGTGTCCATCGTTGTAGAGCATGGCTTCCGCCTCAATGAAGGGAACGAGGAATGATGGATCATGCTGCTGGAGCAGTTCCCCGAAGCCCGTGATCAATTCTTGGGCGGACTCGAGCCCTAGAGCCTCGGAAATAGCCGCCCCGGCCACCAACATTTGCACCGTGGTTGCTTGCAGGCGGGTCGATCCGGAAAGCGCCATGGGACCTACCTCAAGACAAAAGCTATTCACCTTCTCCGATTCGAGGACAGCGCGGGATCTTTCAACTATCCGGCAGAGAGTTTCCGGGGGGTTGCAAAAGAGAAACCACGGGGATTCAATTGCTACCTCTGCCGCCTTCATACAGGCACCGATAACAAAAGAAGTCTCACCGCCTTCCGTGATCGCAAGGAGAAGGTCTTTTTCGCAGAAGCCGAGCTCCATTAATTGACGCGCACCATATTCGGGGAAATCCTCAAAGGCTTCAATTGAGCGGATCAAGGCTGCATCTCCTCCCGCCATGAAGCTAATGATGCGATCCCGGTCATCGGTCGGCAACCAGGATTCCCGGGCAAAGGTCTCCAGTGAAAGGGCCAACCGTCCGGTGGCACCGCATCCCACGATGAAGATGCGTCCGTCCTCTGAGAGGGTTCGTTGGATGGCGGCGACAAGTTCCGGGAGAGGCCCCAACCGGCTCGCCAGTGCATCCATTGCCAACAGGTCAGCCCGATGAAACAGCTCGACGGCGCGGATTGGGTCGCGCTGGGCCAAATCCGCAAGGCCAACGGTCTCCGCGTGTGGCATTTCCGTGACCAGGTCGCCGAGCTTGAATTGCTCACATACCTGCATGAATTCCCCTGCGTCCATGTATCCAGATTTCTTTAAATTCCCTTCCCCGTCGAGATTTTCCAGCGATGCCAGTCTAACGTGTTGACCTTGCCGGCACCCGCTTGCGACCCTTTAACGACATGATTCTTGTCACGACAGCCCTGCCCATCGAGGCCAAACCGCTCGTTTCACGGCTTGGGCTGACAGCCATCGCGGACGAGGCATATCCGGTGTACAAGGGTGAAGATTATGTCCTTGTGGTGACTGGGGTTGGGGCGCTGAAGGCCAGCGCTGCCACGGGTTGGGCCATGGCGCGCTTTCCCGGGATTTTTGCCGCCATTAATGCGGGCTTTTGCGGGGCTGCCCCCGAAGTCGCCGGGCTACATGAATGGGTTTATATTTCCTCAATAAGGGACAAGGCGAGCGGACGACTTTCGATACCGGATATACTCCAGAAACATCCCTTCAGGGAGGCCGCCCTGCTGACTGTCCCAACTGTTGTGAAGGACCGCATTGATTGGAACGGTGTTGTGGACATGGAAGGGAGTGGATTCTTTGAGGCGGCAAGGAAGTTTGTTTCCCCGGACCAGATTTCCCTGATTAAATGGGTTTCTGATCCGCTAACGGGTTCCATTCACTTGGAGGAGACTTCCAGGGCCTATGCCGAGGGGCTTGACCCAGCGGTGGATTTTATCCGGCAATGGCCCCGCTTCCTTGAAGGAAAAATGGACAAGGCCCCGGAAGAGCTTGTCGGGCAAGTGGAACAGCGACTGAAGCTGACCTCGACCCAGCGACATTATGTCAGGAAGTGGGCCAGCGGGTATCTGGCGCGGGGTGGGGATCCCGGGGAGGTTTACAGGCTGTTGCCCGAGGCGGTTCCCGCGAGTAAATCCCAAAACACCCGGATTTTTGAAAGCCTTAAAAATGTATTCAAAAACTAGTACATTTTCGCATATTTACATTGAGACGTGCGCACTGGATCATCCGCGCACGCAGGGAATCCTGAAACGCTTTCCAAAAAGCACCGTTGTCGAGGTGGATGATTACCAGAATGTATTTGGTCGAGGAAAGCAGAACTTCTGGCGCCAGAAAGCGAGTCCAAAACTGATTCTTGGGATAAAAAAGGATAACTTCCTTTATGAGGGAAACGAGTTTCTACAGGCCAACTTGTCACCAAATTTCTGTTACAATGCGCTTGTCCTGAATTGTCCGTACGATTGTCACTATTGCTATCTTCAGGGAATGTACGGGAGTGCCAATGTAGTGGCTTTTGTGAACATGGAAGAGTATTTCAAGGCGGCGGAGAATCAGGTAAAAGCCCGTCCCGATCCCTCCACTCCGATGCCGTTGGCAATATCCTACGACTCCGACCTCCTTTCCCTTGAGGGTGTGCTTGGTTACGTAAAGGAATGGGTCGATTGGTCGCGCGGGCAACCGGATGTCCTCGTCGAAGTGCGTACAAAATCCGCAGGCAAGCGGTTTTTCCTCGAGAATGAGCCCTCACGCTCGGTACGGATGGCCTGGACGCTTTCGCCGGATTTTGTGTGCCGGCAGTATGAGTCTGGTGCGCCAGGGCTGGATGCGCGACTCGAGGCCCTTAATCAGGCTGTCGAGCGTGGTTGGCGGATTTCCCTTTGCCTGGATCCGATCCTGAAAGTCAAGAATGCTGACCGCGTCTACCGGGAGTTTATGGACAGGCTTTCTGGTTCCCTGCCCTGGGAGGCCGTTGAACGGGTTGAGTTGGGGGTCTTCAGGGTCAGTACCAGCTACTTTAAACACATGTTAAAGCGTCCGGATACGGACCTCTTGCATTATCCCTATGAGCATGCTAACAACGCCGTTTCTTATAATGAAGCCGAGAAGGATGCACTTGTTGAG
This region of Oceanipulchritudo coccoides genomic DNA includes:
- a CDS encoding glycosyltransferase family 2 protein; amino-acid sequence: MKISVVIPCYNEESTIRTIVDRVKNAGVSLHEVIIVNDCSADKTPEVLKEWDDDPMVKVFHHKVNQGKGAALRTGFKQVSGDIIIIQDADLEYDPKEYPLLLEPIESGDADVVFGSRFMGGRPHRVVYFWHMVGNRLLTLASNMMTNLNLTDMETCFKVFKGEILSQISIEEDRFGFEPEVTAKVSRIDCRIYEVGISYYGRTYAEGKKIGWRDGVRAIYAIVKYNIFKR
- a CDS encoding hybrid sensor histidine kinase/response regulator, with translation MALWQNKDDTSTDHRSEQELFKEYYPLVLTILDEIHPLLERTVDQREVLAMASMHLGRLIRARKRVGRRELRKSIEKFLVDNFALEASAEDILNNAVLPPLSEETLKGSRILIVDDSAMARRQIQFFLKRDGFEVYEAKSGEEALWLINEVDPELILMDVTMDGMDGMETCRRIKEDTANLNMPVIFLSAMGDREEIVRGFKSGAIDYIVKPFHPAESLTRIRTHLHVRKLAQLREKNILELKHLNQTKDRILRVASHDLRNPVAAIAGLAEFLKEDTENMSESQQEIVDAIEEAGRSVVTLLNELLDLSAFDSGQVNLKKESLAVCDLIRNLVPLFRGEAERKNIKLEFTCEPGLPKISCDRQQIRRVADNLFSNALKFTPHGGTVSVHVKATGQDVVMEVKDTGPGIPTHESGSLFKEFGTTSNMPTGGEKSTGLGLSICHRIVTAHKGSINYVNLPEGGTCFSVTLPAIIT
- a CDS encoding SPL family radical SAM protein — protein: MYSKTSTFSHIYIETCALDHPRTQGILKRFPKSTVVEVDDYQNVFGRGKQNFWRQKASPKLILGIKKDNFLYEGNEFLQANLSPNFCYNALVLNCPYDCHYCYLQGMYGSANVVAFVNMEEYFKAAENQVKARPDPSTPMPLAISYDSDLLSLEGVLGYVKEWVDWSRGQPDVLVEVRTKSAGKRFFLENEPSRSVRMAWTLSPDFVCRQYESGAPGLDARLEALNQAVERGWRISLCLDPILKVKNADRVYREFMDRLSGSLPWEAVERVELGVFRVSTSYFKHMLKRPDTDLLHYPYEHANNAVSYNEAEKDALVELCRGGLMNILSEDKIHIWT
- a CDS encoding sodium:solute symporter family transporter, coding for MGPLEISILTGYFVLILSVGWLMGRHETSVEDYFVGRRQIPWWAVLGSLVATEVSAATYLAVPAVGFSENLTYLQFGVGSFFARIFVATVFIGAFYKADCLSIYEYLQKRFGQSTQYTASVYFLVTRILASGVRLMIAVTGFSVILNIPFGWSLLLFGSITLGYTFMGGIRSVIWTDCIQGIVFIAAGLAGASWLLNEVGGSAFWQTAAEAGRWELVRWVPEGSGPLGWFNDSQWVVTAILFGFASTVAALGTDQDMAQRLLSSKSARHAKRSLIVSGFIALPVAGLFLFLGVALYVYFQANPDPDFPTKLVDGHEVPDSDKAFSYFMVTAIPAWLKGLLLTGVLAAAMSSLDSAMAALSTSTVRDLLQPLMPRTTSASRWLWTSRAFTVLFAILLMLAAWFLRDGGKFLWLAFKITSLTYGSLLGVFLLGIFSKRGSDRVNLWAMLAGTALSASGLWLIETGALPLAWTWLLLIGTSTTFLIGLIPHSGLSAKELR